The genomic interval AATAACTGCATCTGGGTTACCATATGTGGTCCAGTCAGGAGGTCGAAGCCTGCATTTAAAGGTATGATTACAGCTTTCCAGAATCCATTCAGCCAAACCCCTTGGCGGGGGAGGATGTTCTCATAACTATTGCAGATATGTAGACATGCGGCAGGTAAGTTTGTCTGCCGTCTTGACTAAAAGAAGCCCAGCTGTGTCAGCAGAGAGCACTGACACCATTCTCTCCCATTAATTTCTCTAATTTGGcaaaggtgggttttttttgtttgtttcaggtCCTACTCAACTGAATCTTACCAATAAGCTGGTGAGAGGGGTCCATTGATTGTACATGTGGAAGTGTCTGCGTAGTAAAAAAACTTTTTGATGGCATTTAAGTTATCTTAATCTCAGATATATCTGattatttgctgtttttattcactgttttcttagaaaatattGTCCATGAGTTGTTAAATACAAAAGATCGTTTTGTAAATGTTAGGTTGTTATCAAATGAATGATATTCTTCTGTTTTACTGTAGACTAGAACCAGCTGAACGACGTAACACTGTACCATGCTTCGCAATGCCCTAGGAAAAACCTTTCGATTTGTTGGGTATACTGTGCAATATGGCTGCATAGCGCATTGTGCCTTTGAGTACCTTGGAGGAATTGTTGTGgtaacttttcattttcatgacatttaaaagaaaataaaaccataatACTGAAATTGTTATATATGATAATGCCAGTATTTCAggtttcttcattttcattaaagcTTTTTCAAAGTGTGTTTAGTAAAAGCCTATTTTTTGGAGGCAGGTCCAGCCTTTATGAAAGTTATTTCTCCTTTCGGCATTCCTGTTTTTTCTAAGTTATTGTTTGAGGCATCACTGGAGCAAATGGGAAACTATGATTAAGCATTCTGCAGAGAGTACATTCTTCCAGAAAGACTGGAGTCACTAATCACGCCGTAGGAAATGCTCTTGTTTCCAACTGCAGGCAGATTCCTGGATGTTTTCtgttccccccctcctccccaggttCTAAACCTAGCAGATCCTGCTGCTGGACAGAGTGGAGTTTAGCTGTGAGCTGCTCTTGCAGCTTCTGTGATGATTCTCTTGCAGAGGCTGAAGAAAGGGCTAAGCTGGCAGAGCTTCCAGTGCTGCTCCTAAGAATTTCCCGCAGATTAGGTGCTGAAATGGATCAGGAGGGGCTCGTAGCACCTAGCCCAGTTCAGGACAAATCCTGAGTGAATACGGAGCTGTAACAGAGTTAGAGGTGCTCTGGAGGCTCTCCTCACCTTTTAAATGTATCACGTGTTCCTTTGAGGGTCTCACTTTTTTAGTTGTTCTTTGTTACACCTTTTCTAATTTATTAGCAAATAATTTGAATATTAATGTGTTTTAGATAAAAGTAATtggaaatagtaattttttctcatttatttttaatttgcagtgtTCTGGACCTTCAATGGAACCAACCATTCAAAATTCTGATATTGTCTTTTCGGAGAACCTTAGCCGCCACTTTTATTGCATTCGAAAGTATGCTCCTTTGTTGAGACTAGATTTTACGTTCCGTTTGCCAGAGCTTGTCAATAACCACATTCTAGCcatcctttatttttcatatattcttCTGCTTCTAAATTGTAATTTTCCGTAAATCTCCTCTCATTGTGTCTGATCGAAGTTAAAGTAATCAGCACATACAGCCCATTGAACAACTTGTCAGAATTCATTTAGGATATAGTCTATATCACTTTTACAGCTTTGTCCAAACAATGGAAAaactcccattttttttccctaaagcagTTCTATTGTGTGAATGTAACTTCTCTCCAAGCAGTTTTGTCTTTCTTGAAAACCAGGCTGTAGGTATGGCTGTGCTCAGATAGGTTGTTAGGAAAGTGACCAAATGGTATAAGTACCGTTTAtcaaatgtcattttattactgtgttGTAGAGCACAGTAGGCTCAAGGCCCTCACCCATTTTGTTGTGGTCTGTTTCATTGTACAATCTAATGTATATAATCAAGAGGCAAAAGTAATGTAAGGTCTCACAGACTCAGATTAGACATTTGAAGTTCCATTGGAAGAATAACATTTGGTCAATAACATTTAGAAACAAGGAATCTGTTCTGTTCCATGTTTACATAGCAACAGGATCGAGTTAAATGGCATTCATGTCATCAGAGCATTGTCAATTAAAATGTAGTCTTAAATGTTTCATAAATGATCTAAATAACAAAGAATCTCTCcaaatgtactttaaaaaactGTGCGTAAAATTACACCCCAAGTAAAACTGAAGAAACCGAAATTGTAGACAAGCATTTTCAGCAGAAGGAAGTAACTTTAATGTATGTGAATATTTTGGGAGTATACACGTTGATGCAGTTGTATTCAGCCAAATAGTTTGTACTTAGagttcttctgtttgtttttgtttctgttttttcctctcagagGAGATATTGTAATTGTGAAAAGCCCAAATGACCCCAAATCAAATATCTGTAAAAGAGTAATTGGCTTGGAAGGGGATAAAGTCTGCACAAGCAACCCTTCAGATTTCCTTAAGAGTCACAGCTATGTAAGTATTAGAGTTTCTTGCTTTGTACATTAATGATTATTTAAGTAGCCCTGGTAGTCTGTAAAGGATTTGCAATATCTGAGTATCATAATAAATTATGACGTTcataaattattctttcttcttgtaTATGTACAGTAAAATGTCATAATTTGTAAACTCTGCTTTATGGCAAGCTGTCTTTGTGAGTGTCTTTTGTCTCTGTAGGAAGTGTAGGCAGATGATATTTTTGCTCTGCTCTTTGCTTAGGTCTTCTTCCCTGGAAGAATACTCTAAAATTCTCTGCATAAGGTGCAGTATAGATGGCAGACTCAAAGGCTTAGTCTGAAGGCAAAACTGTTTCTCTATTTTAAACACTAAGAAGTAAAAATTCTGTCTCTGCAATAGCTTTGAGGATTTTGCTTTCGAAACTATAGTGTATGTCTATATTTCAATgtaacaatattttaatttttctgagtaTGGTTGGAAAAGTCGTAATTTACCTGACTTTTTGGACAAATTAGGAAAccagatgaaataaaaaggaacaagTATTCTTAATGCTCACTTGTCTTTATGCAGATAGACTTAACAGAAGTTTGGAAAGATTTGTGACAAAATGTTTTTGGCAACTTCTTTTTAGGCTATCATTAGAAAAATCATCAGAGATCATGATCAcagaatgtgctggttttggctgggacagagttaattgtcttcaaagcagctggtatggggctatgttttggacttgtgctgaaaacagtgttggtaattcagggatgttttcgttactgctgggcagtgcttgcacagagccgaggccttttctgcctctcaccccGCCCCACCAGCGAGCACGCTGcggggggcacaagaatttgggaggggacacatcccttggtcagttggggtcagctgtcccagctattccagaccataggacgtcatgctcagcatataaagctgggggaaaagggaCAGGGGGAggttcggagtgatggcgtttgtcttcccaagtccccgttaggcgtgatggagccctgctgtcctggagatggctgaacaccggcctgcccatgggaagtggggaatgaattccttgttttgctttgcttgtgtgcgcggcttttgctttccctattaaattgtctttatctcagcccacgagttttctcacttttacccttccgattgtctcccccatcccactgtgagggaggcgagtgagcagctgcgtggtccttagttgccagctggggttaaaccacaacacagaagaatgtaggtttttttcccaaaagcaTGTTTGACCATTACCTCTGTTCAGCACCTTGTAGAGGCATCAGATTTTGCACAGGTGTTTTGAATCTTAAAACAAAGATCTTCTGTTGCCTTTTCATATCCACTTTATCCTCACAATTAGAATAAGAATAATTAGCATCTGGCCCATAGCTGAAGTCCTGTGCTGTGGAGGTAGAAAATTTTATGGAATGCTCCTTGGAGCCAGCTACAGTTTGTGATAGATAAATCTTTTAAGAGTTTAGCTACCATAAAGACAGCCAACTTCACCAGCGTGCCTTCAGGTACTGTTGCTTCATTTGTGTTAAGCAGCTGAAGTGGAGCCTGTCCTTTCTCAAATCAGTGGCAAAATTCTTGTCAACATTGTGTCTAGATTCAGTGTCTGGATTTAGTCAAGTCCTAGGTCCAGAAGGCAAGGTTATGATTCATACCTTGTTCTGAGGGGTTgaattttgttgtttcttcCAGTCCAGTGTGGAGGCAAGACATTTCAGGCACCTGCCTCTAATCTGCCCTTCTGATCAAGTGCCAGTACCACTGAAGCTTCTGTTTACACTTCTGTCACTCATGAACAGAAAGAACTCATTCTCTGTTATGTTTTGAAGGGGAGGACAGAGTATTTAGTTTTTCCATAAATTAAATTGTGTTACTATttaactaaggaaaaaaataaaaaaaaccaacccaaagaACCCCAACCCACCTTTATTGAAGAAATTTTCTAGCTCTATGAATTTCCCAGAGCAGAACGACCTGAAATGGAAACCTGAAGTCTATGTACGCTGACAGAAGATGCAGACTGAGTTTCTCTGAGCATCTTGTTCCTCACTTGTCTTAGTCTTGAAAAGGAAGTTCAGGAAAGGTTTGTACTTAGCAGGATGTCAGCCTTTCTGGAAACCCTGAAGTAATGAAATGAATATCCAGCAGAACAATTTCTGCCTTAGGTGCAAGATTTCTTGTCTtcaattttaatacaaaatggaaggagaatgAGAGGATGGGGAATGCAGAGTCCATTACCTGTTTTCCTGTGTATGTTTTTCATAAAGGCTGATGTATGGAAATATAGCCAAGTGACATGCAAGCTCTCTTAGTTCTTCATCATAAGTTGTATCTAGGGGGAGAAATGATCTAAATGGAAATGCTCTTGTTTGTTAGTGTGTATGTGTTTTCCTCCTATCTTTAGTGGTTGTTGAAGAGGTAGAGCTTTCCATCTGTTCACGAGACACTTCCTTTACAGAAGAGTATATTCTCAACATAGATATCTGCACTTTACACTGGTAACTTACACTGGATTATTTACTAAGTAAATTGTTCTTGTTGGGGAGGGAAAAGTGATGTGTCTCTCTGTTTAGGTAATTGTCGAATCAGATTCCTTATTTTAGTCAATCACTGTGCTATGCACTTTTTCTCTTAATTCAAACACAAAATTCTTCAaagaaatagcagcagcagatgtACAGACAACTGGTTATTTGTTTTGTTGATGCTTCCTTGAGAAGAGTTAACCTGAGTtggctttttgaaaaaaagactgGCGAAATGGAGGAAAGGCCTTGCCTAGGATCCCAAAAGGCCAGAAGTGCTGCCTGGGGTGTctgactgcagagaaaaaggtACAACTGCAGGTACTCCTTAAGTGAGCGAAGCCTAGAAATTGTCATGAGTTTTGTTGTTTATATTTGGCTACTACCTGCTTTTTCTAAAATGAGAAATCTCCGAGTGATACTTGAATGCAGTGACTCCAAAGTGTGAAAGGTCAGAggattgtttggttttattacaGTGAACTGCTCAGCTTTCCTTGACTAACTTGTCTCCTGTTTTGGGGAGCGATAGTGAATAGTTCCTGTCGTGTTTGCAAGCTTATTACAGtacagtaaataaaaagtatCAGATGCCAGAGCTACTACCAAATTAGGCAGTTCAAACCTCTGCTTCATTCTTTGCTGGCGTTTGCCAACTCACGGTTAGGTGTTGAGTTAGCCAGTTACTGGAGATGTCGGAATAACGGCAGTACGACATACTTAACACAGCTGAGAGTGAAACCACCTCTAAGCAGCTGCTTCCCTTGTCGCCCCAAAAGGAGAATCCTTATAGTCGTGTTAGTAGGAATTGTGCTTAGTCTGCATTGACTGTGTCATCGTTGGcatattttacagattttaagTTAGGAATTTTTGTGTGTAGAAGCACTATCATACATGATTCTTATACTGAAGCCTAAGAGAATGCTAAAATCAGATCCTGCTTGCAATCCTGTTTCATTCATGAATATACTTCTCAGGATggcttatatatatatagattcGAGAATGGAAAACCCTGTTTACAATTTGCTCTCTGTAAAATTACACAGATGAGATAGATACTTTATTGTTGCAAACAACCAAGTAGATACTTgtagattaaaacaaaacaaaaccaacacaaaccaACCTTCCAAGCCATaatgaaaatgacaaaataaaaaaaaaacatacataAGTTGAATAAGTTGTTCTGAAGAGATATTTCAGTTGAGTAGAAATGCAGTATAGCAGTGGCAGTTACGTGAAAGTCTTTATAGTggtataaaaatacttttgctgCTATACTTAGCTGAAGTAATACATCAtatgagaaaaattatttttgtcagaGTGCCCTAAGTGTAAGGCTGTACCAAAAATATGTCTTTGATGGAGTCGTCGTTGGATTATAAGATGATGGAACTAATCCCACATAGCAAATTGATTGGTATAAATCAAGCACGtgcttaaattaaaatttaagtaCATAAGGAACATCTTTACTTTGGACCCTTTATGGTACATGATGCTTCATATGCTAGAGGTTGGAGCTTATCTGCAGAATAATAATGATGGAAATCTTCGTATTTACATGAAAAGTATAATGAAATTCCTTTTGTGAGTAAGATGCTGTAGTATTACAAAGttaggaaaatgtaatttttctttttttttttttaattgatatttGGTATGGAATATGAGCATTAGGCTGGTAGTTTTGCTGGGCTCTTTGGTTTTGTGCTCAGTGATGGTGTTTATACATATAAGCAAGTGTATTTACTGTAATAAACATTTAAGAATGCATAATGTATTTTTACAGTATCAGAAGCAATGTGATATGAACCCAAAAGTTAAAAAGGTAAACAACTGATTTTTAGTAATGTGGTATTCAGACCTAGtttcaattattaaaaaatatctttactGATTTATTCATTTAACTACAAGATCTAAGTAATGAGGGTTAATAAAGAAATTACTCAATCACAGGAGACCCCTGAAATggtctttaaaacaaacacccGAAAGgttaattttcatatttaggtttttatttcctgtttttaaaagtcttaaTACAGATCCAGGTTTATAATTCAGATTGAGTATCCTATTGTTATAGTTGAATTTGTTTTAATGCCATTTACTTTAGCTTTAATTTCTTTAGTACCATATGTTCTTACGCTGCAGCTCCTATTTACAAATTGAAAAAGTGAGGGGTAAGTCATCAGATTAAAACAGCTTGTATGTCATAAACCACCAATATGCTAAGCTTTTGTGTCACTTAAACAAAAGTAGTACCTAATAATGTCACTTAATACAGGTAGAGTCTGTAAATAAGGAACTGCCTTTTGCAAGTCATAGTGATAAAAAGCTGAGATACAAATCCATATCTCAGCAACACTCTGCTGGTAATCAATCACAACACACCACTAATGCTGTGAGACTAGCTGATGTGGGGGAAGTGTGTTTACCTTGTGCTAAAATGAGGTTCATTGCGGAGATGGCATCTCTTCATCCTGTGGTTAACTCTAGAGCTAACATAATTCCAGAGATAATGCATCTTACTGTGTTTGCAGATCAGAGAAGTGGTCTTGCGCAGCGCTATTAACTGTTAAACAGTCCTTGCCAAATGCAGTAAGAATATTATGTTGGTACTAAGAATAATGTAATGTTAATGTAAGCCACACAATGTCTTCATCACTAGACAGTACTACAGATTTTGGATGCACAACGtaagacactgaaaaatagTTTGGTATTTCAGACCGGTCAATACCATTGGATAGTCTCTTTAAAATACCCTAATTAGCAATTAAAGATAAAGTTCTTGAAACATTGGTTCTTCTTCCTTTGTCCTTGGTATCCTAATAGCTAGTTTACACTCATGGTTTAGTATTTCAGTAAGCTAAGTTTTAATAGTTGCTGGTCAGGAGAAAGGAAGTATCTTactccttcttcttctccttaGTTCTAGCATTCTAGAGGCTTGAGAGAAAGTTATGCCATAATTTTAAGTAGCAGGTATACTAAAAGTCTGGTGGGAAAGGAGAACTGATGTGGCATACTACTTTAGTTTGCAGATTTGTTCTGTCTGCAGTTCCCTCTATATCCCTGTACAGAGAGTTCATGACTAGAGCTAATCTTGAATTTTCTGagaagtaatttaaaatcaaaattctGATTTGTCAAAACTAAATTAttcaaaggaagagaaacacaCAGAATTTTATCAGTCTGCTTCCCAATATTTCCAGGGTTTCTTCTGCTCAAGTGGGTTGGTCTTTTtaccttttcagttttgtttttgatATTTCAAGAACATACGAGTGGCACGACTTGACACAACAGCATCGGTACCGTTCACCAGAGCTTATCCTCGGGTCTGTGGGGTCGGGGAGGTGGGTGGCCAGACATGGGCAATGCCCACACCGTAGCTCAGGCACAGGACAGCAGCGAGAGGCTCAGCTTAAACGCAGCTCCTGAATGAACGAGCTCCCACCGAGGTCTCTTACGTTGctttctccagcagctcttccttccccacaGTCTGAACCGAGAGGAGACGGCTGCCCCTTTCAGCTGGTCTGGAGGGCAGCCCAGCTAcgctggggtgggggagagcaGCGCTGCCCAGGCGCTGCCGTACTGCCCCGGTTCTTCTGGTCAGCCAGTTCATTCCTGAAGGAAAACCATACAGAAATCTCCTCGTTGACTTGAGGGAAAGGTGTTTCAAGATCACTCATTTCTGAATTGGTAGCACTAGATGCTTTTTGTCTGTGGAACACAGTCTTGGCTCTACTGGTCAGATCAGGTTGAACCTTCAAGATTTTACGATTCTGTTATTCCTCTGCTCCAAATTCACCAATAACTTCTAGGAAGCACTCGGGACGATGAAACCAACTGCTCAAGGACTCACTGAAGATTTTGAGCACAAGTTTTAGTCTGCCTATATCAGCTTCATGTCTAAATGAAGCacccatttcattttttttcttcctctataCATATTAGCTAAGACCTGCCGACTGTCTTAAATGATGAGACCATGCAGTGCCGAGGCCTGGGATTGATTAGCAGAGATTCAGGCTGCTCCTGATGGGTCCAGATGCTACTTTTCAGATTCCTTAACCCTGCTCAGAGTATTTATTGGCCATCGTGGCTACCAGGCTTATTAGCTAGAGCACTCTGTACAGGTATGCCTTTGTCCAGGGCACACCAGTGATGGTAACGGGTTTTCTGTTTTAACCAGTAAGTTCCAGTTGGGGTTTGAACCCATAGGTTTTTGTTCTCAAACTTATACTTTAGGGTGACCCTGTTACATCATCttttttctggagaagaaaagaatcaaATCCTTAATGATTGCTGTGAGAAAAGTCTTTGCAAACTGTTAAGTAATCTTTGCTGGATTTGTAatcattttcttccaaaatgttCATCTTCTATAAATCAAGAAAGCTAATAACAGTCTGGACTGATGAATCACAGAAATATTCTgagttttttttcagaagttcctAAATGTAGCTAGGAGATCTGTTTTTGAACGTTTTGGCCTATGAACattataaaatatgaaaatttcaAAACTGTAATGGATTAAGAAAACTTAGATAATTTTTCACTATTTAAAGCaaagtgtttttgttttcaaaagagaGCTATTGTTTTAATGCAAAGAGAGAGGTTCTAGAAAGTGTGTGCAAAATCAGCACATTATTCTTCATGACAGATAATACTTGCTCCTAGCTTTTATTAATTCTattaagttttcattttcactgataatatttttagaaaaggaatGATGCCTAATAATTTAAATTCAGGGTTGCAgctagagatttttttaaattggatatATAGCTTTTCAGGCTGATTTAGATCAGTATATTTAACAAGATGCTGTAGATCTGAATATTAAATGAGAGTATTTATGGAAGTAAAGTAAACAATGCATGCAAGTGTTTGAATTATTATTTAACACAGTTGAAAGCTTCTGCAACAGCCAAAAAGTGATGagagaaa from Haliaeetus albicilla chromosome 16, bHalAlb1.1, whole genome shotgun sequence carries:
- the IMMP1L gene encoding mitochondrial inner membrane protease subunit 1 isoform X2 is translated as MLRNALGKTFRFVGYTVQYGCIAHCAFEYLGGIVVCSGPSMEPTIQNSDIVFSENLSRHFYCIRKGDIVIVKSPNDPKSNICKRVIGLEGDKVCTSNPSDFLKSHSYVPKGHVWLEGDNLRNSTDSRCYGPVPYGLIRGRICFKIWPLNDFGFLRASPNGHRFLDD
- the IMMP1L gene encoding mitochondrial inner membrane protease subunit 1 isoform X1, whose product is MLRNALGKTFRFVGYTVQYGCIAHCAFEYLGGIVVCSGPSMEPTIQNSDIVFSENLSRHFYCIRKGDIVIVKSPNDPKSNICKRVIGLEGDKVCTSNPSDFLKSHSYVPKGHVWLEGDNLRNSTDSRCYGPVPYGLIRGRICFKNLEMAFQRTHLDAEESQEIQITFKIL